The proteins below are encoded in one region of Sporosarcina sp. FSL K6-1508:
- a CDS encoding AAA family ATPase — MTSIVRVTNVEITNLKNVKQGKFQTNSTFDALDKANVIGFYGQNGSGKTAAVESFNLLKILLSANNEVPLPKLSSNLLYFKEKTIRLLFQFIVKNEYGEFYVNYSVSLSVGKGRYQVVEEKVFSRENKENEPFKNLISKSGKNFTIGTIESHELHESARVSAMVANRMAASNSTSFVFREELREVFEDLLEGNEAEIMKNLSVDLNRDLHVIDTVHYGLLIANLVMPFSVHLERKRGHIPYEMQDTMVLPMDLFETIDQVVSQTNIVLQTIIPGLLIKIKQINKQKLSDGSEGVRFEFLSKKGEIELPLRSESEGTLKIISILSTLVAVYNNPNACVVIDELDAGIFEYLLGEILEVLNENAQGQLFFTSHNLRILEVLPIRNLWFTTLNAEDRYHQLKGVKKLSNARDIYLRAVQLGGQDEEIYAETNLYDIKTAFRRAGISNDK; from the coding sequence ATGACGAGTATAGTCAGAGTAACCAATGTAGAAATAACTAATTTGAAAAATGTAAAGCAAGGGAAGTTTCAAACAAATTCAACATTTGACGCATTGGATAAAGCCAATGTCATAGGATTTTATGGTCAGAATGGTTCTGGGAAAACGGCGGCCGTCGAATCGTTTAATCTGTTAAAGATACTGTTATCAGCCAATAATGAGGTGCCACTTCCCAAATTATCATCTAACTTGCTGTATTTTAAAGAAAAGACGATTCGCTTGTTGTTTCAATTTATAGTGAAAAATGAATACGGTGAGTTCTATGTTAACTATTCCGTTTCTTTATCTGTGGGTAAAGGAAGATACCAAGTTGTCGAAGAAAAAGTTTTCTCACGAGAAAATAAGGAAAACGAGCCATTCAAAAATCTGATTTCTAAAAGTGGTAAAAACTTTACTATCGGAACTATTGAATCGCATGAATTGCATGAGTCCGCAAGAGTTTCAGCCATGGTTGCCAATCGTATGGCAGCGAGTAATTCGACCTCTTTTGTGTTTAGAGAGGAATTAAGAGAAGTATTTGAAGATCTCTTAGAAGGAAATGAAGCTGAAATCATGAAAAATCTCTCAGTAGACCTTAATCGTGATTTACATGTCATTGATACGGTTCATTATGGTCTACTAATTGCCAATCTTGTTATGCCTTTTAGCGTTCATTTGGAAAGAAAGCGGGGACATATTCCTTATGAGATGCAAGATACAATGGTGTTGCCAATGGATTTATTTGAAACGATTGACCAAGTAGTTAGTCAGACGAATATTGTTTTACAAACGATTATCCCAGGTCTTCTAATAAAAATAAAACAGATCAATAAGCAAAAGTTGAGTGATGGCAGTGAAGGAGTCCGATTCGAGTTCCTATCAAAAAAAGGGGAGATTGAACTTCCTTTACGAAGTGAATCGGAAGGAACGTTAAAAATCATCTCTATTTTAAGTACACTTGTTGCAGTTTACAATAATCCGAATGCTTGCGTTGTCATTGATGAGCTAGATGCAGGTATCTTTGAATATTTACTTGGTGAAATATTAGAAGTTCTGAACGAAAATGCCCAAGGGCAACTTTTTTTCACTTCTCATAATTTGCGGATATTAGAAGTGCTTCCAATTCGAAACTTATGGTTTACGACGCTTAATGCAGAGGACAGATATCATCAGTTAAAAGGGGTTAAAAAGCTGAGTAATGCTCGGGATATCTATCTACGTGCTGTCCAACTTGGTGGTCAAGATGAAGAAATCTATGCGGAAACTAATCTATATGATATTAAAACGGCATTCCGAAGAGCAGGGATTTCAAATGACAAGTAA